Within Bactrocera oleae isolate idBacOlea1 chromosome 6, idBacOlea1, whole genome shotgun sequence, the genomic segment GCGGTTcgctttaattacaatttttttcgctGCAATTGCGGAAGTGCCTTGGTgtcttaaaaaagaaataaacaaattaaaaaaaaaaaaaagattttattaaggaaaataattaaagaaaataaaagcaaacatgAAGTTAAGCCAAATCCTCTCACTATCGCTCATACCAACATTGTATGTGttgtttgtgttattgttgGAATTCGTGGAAGATGCTGTGGCACAAAATCCTGACCCACTTTTCCAGCTACCTGTGCAATTGGTGGGCTTTCCGGTTATCGTTTTGTCCGTACGCTTATCGCAATTCGCTAAAAAGCTGGCCTACTCGTTGAATCCAAGTAAGTTGTTGCTATTGTGAAGTTATTACGCAACTATGTTATGGTGGTGCAGAAAATAAAGCATGCAAGTTGCATTTAAGTGGACTTTCAACTCCGTCAAAGTAGTGTGtaatatatattgttaataaTTGTTGGGCTGAGTTATGATTACGATTACGTTTTTGGGAAAGCGATCTCTTATTGGAGAAAAATAGTGAaacgaatttttattaaaaataaaaaaaataaataaaaattgctcaGCAGCCACAGAAAATAAGAGCCAAacctaataaataatataaaatattttaattttcgcttTCTACGCTGCAGGTTGGCTTACTATCACAGTTCGACAATAACTTTGCTTCTGGTGTGTTCCACTCTTTCTTTGTCAATCGGAGGTCTGACAATATGAGATCGTTTACTTTTGTCAATTTATCCTCCGTGGTGCATGTTTTCGAGACAGTTGAGCGTGACTCTACAAAAACTCACATGAGACCACGATGAAACCCATTAAACAAACTTTGACGATAGTCATCGAAATAAAAGATTCATCGCATACTCGTATAGCATTCAAAAGCTCCTTGAGTTCACTCttagattttcattttaaatactAGAATCGAATAGTCGATCGATATTGCTCTAttccatttttcaaaattctgtaTACTCGTATTATCTGAGTGATCATATACTTACTAGGGTTTGAAAACCACAACTTGATAATTTAATTGATGAAATTGacctaaataaatttgttttgggACGCGGTCTCTAGAGCAACTAATTAAGTAAGTCACAATTTTTGTCATCAAGAATGAGCGAATAAGAGATTTCCCATGCTGCCTTCGGTCAAAATTATAAGACAATTTTTTACGTTCTTCAGAGTTTCTTAACCCTTCAATTTGTAGGGGACTCGTTAGTTTGTCAAGAATAAATAACTtccgtaaaatttaaaaaacgcaGGTGTCGTTAAATTGTTAAAGTGACTTTAAAATTAAGTAGTTATCGTACACATATATCTAAGTACATCCAAACAAACAACCAATGGCATAATGTCACCAAATGTGAAGACATGCGATGTTGCTCGGCGGCTCTTGTTTGTGCAATTACAGTagttacatataaataattgcaCACTTATGTATGATCTGCTGtcgttgctattgttattgtaggcCATATTGCGCATGCGTACGTTGAATTGAGTTGTTGAGTAAAATGTTTAGTCGTCTCGAATGAGGTCAAGGTAGCAAGTGCTCTGCAGTGCATGACTGGCCAAATACTTAAGTCAGTGAGTGACTTTAGTAACTAACTCAACTCCAAGTAGTTTGGTTAAGCATTTTACAGGTGAAGTACGAACTCATTTCATATGCGCGCTGGTGCCGATGAAAATTGATCTGGTTTTTCGAGTTTAGGCTGCATTGAGTGCTAGCGTGTTGCTTGACACTATTGAGGGCCAGTCAActgtttgaatataaaattagctAATTTAAAGTTTGTATTTGTTGGTGCTGGCAATTTTGGATATTTGATTTGAGTTTGGTTGTAAGAAGTGGTTGGATCGATTACTTGTGTGTAAATATgattttagtactttttaaaaaaaaataaaaaaaatttgagttaaagaaaattttagataagagaaaaaaattaatatatatatattagagtttaaaatgtatatatgtttatatatattaataaaaaaataagtgttaATGTATCAAAATTTcttaacaaaatcaaaaaataataatttagtaGATCTCTTATATATTTGAAGTTGAGGAATTTCCGTAAAAAAGGGCATTATGACCAGCCAAGCGATCAGCTACCGTTTACTGCCGCTACGACACCTATAACtttcatatttactttttccacttcaaccacgtctacttcagcagtttaaaattgtatgtgctttatttattttcatcttTTTATCTACTTTAGATACCTATCGCGCGCGCAGCAAACGTGAGACCGCTACATCGGCCGCTTACGATGCTGAATTGGCACAAAAAGAGATCTTACGTGAGTTCGGTCCACGCGCTTGCATATTGGAGGAACCTTGCCGGCTACATGCGTCACGGCCGGGTCGTTTCGGTGTGCAACAACATCCAGCATGGAATGAAATTTTGAGGTATGTTACAAGTAAATGTTTGAGCGAGTCTTCAGTAAGTATAGAAATGAATGGCTTTGGTGTACTCCTTGAAGGTTTCTTGAGTTGTACCAGTGAAATGAATAGATTGCAACAATTTGGAGACATTTTAAGGACTAGGATTGGAAAGATTTAGCTAGCACTTACTATGAAAATTCACGTTGAACGAAATCAATACATATGCAGACTTACCTTTTGTATCTTCAATACAACTACTCGTCGTGGTCTGAAGTGTAATTTTTAAGGACTCTTTCTAACGGATTCTGCTAGCTTTGAGCcgtaatatttattactttgacTTCAAGGTCATGGTATATTccttaaattacatttaatcGAAAATTCATGCCATTCTGTCGAGGAAGTCGAAACCCAATTCAAGGAAAATCTATAAGTCAATGGTCGTGTATCTCTGATGATCATTTGCTAACATCAGTGACCAACCACGACACTTAAGAATACATTGCCACTAAAAGAGCCTTTTGTCGGTTGCTG encodes:
- the LOC106621212 gene encoding uncharacterized protein; this translates as MKLSQILSLSLIPTLYVLFVLLLEFVEDAVAQNPDPLFQLPVQLVGFPVIVLSVRLSQFAKKLAYSLNPNTYRARSKRETATSAAYDAELAQKEILREFGPRACILEEPCRLHASRPGRFGVQQHPAWNEILRNYKVQSTGMKQWYLLSLFIGDAVRDVPLCRHLAKRMPCPGVGPLPPPQPR